Proteins found in one Canis lupus baileyi chromosome 26, mCanLup2.hap1, whole genome shotgun sequence genomic segment:
- the SPAG4 gene encoding sperm-associated antigen 4 protein isoform X10 produces MRRSPRPGSATSPHKHTPNFYSDNSNSSVSVTSGDSSGPRSAGPGPGEPEGRRARGSSCEPAGPPVVSEEQLDLLSTLDLRQEMPPPRVSKSFLSLLLQVLSVLLSLVGDVLIVVYREVCSIRFLLTAVSLLSLFLAALWWGLLYLIPPLENEPKEMLTLSEYHERVRSQGQQLQQLQAELDKLHKEVSSVRAANSERVAKLVFQRLNEDFVRKPDYALSSVGASIDLEKTSHDYEDANTAYFWNRFSFWNYARPPTVILEPDVFPGNCWAFEGDQGQVVIRLPGRVQLSDITLQHPPPSVAHTGGAKSAPRDFAVYGLQVDDETEVFLGKFTFNVEKSEIQTFHLQNDPPAAFPKVKIQILSNWGHPRFTCLYRVRAHGMRTSEGAGDNATGEPH; encoded by the exons ATGCGGCGGAGCCCCCGCCCGGGCTCGGCCACGTCCCCTCACAAGCACACGCCCAACTTCTACAGCGACAACAGCAACAGCTCAGTGAGCGTCACCTCGGGGGACAGCAGCGGGCCCCGGTCAGCTGGACCGgggcccggggagcccgagggcagaAGAGCCCGGGGCTCGAGCTGCG AACCGGCTGGCCCTCCCGTAGTCTCTGAGGAGCAGCTCGACCTTCTCTCGACCCTGGATCTGAGGCAGGAGATGCCTCCACCGCGCGTGTCCAAGAGCTTCTTGA gcCTGCTGTTGCAGGTGCTGAGCGTGTTGCTGTCCCTGGTTGGAGACGTGCTGATCGTCGTGTACAG GGAGGTTTGTTCCATCCGCTTCCTGCTCACGGCTGTGTCACTGCTGAGCCTCTTTCTGGCAG CACTCTGGTGGGGGCTGCTGTACCTGATCCCTCCTTTGGAGAAT GAACCTAAAGAGATGCTGACTCTAAG CGAGTACCATGAGCGCGTACGCTCCCAGGGGCAGCAACTGCAGCAGCTCCAGGCCGAGTTGGATAAACTGCACAAGGAAGTGTCCAGCGTTCGCGCAGCCAACAGCGAG AGAGTGGCCAAGCTTGTATTCCAAAGGTTGAATGAAGACTTTGTGAGGAAACCCGACTATGCGCTGAGTTCTGTGG GGGCCTCCATCGACCTTGAGAAGACATCACACGATTATGAGGATGCGAACACTGCCTATTTCTGGAATCGCTTCAGCTTCTGGAATTACGCACGGCCGCCAACCGTTATCCTGGAG CCAGATGTATTCCCGGGGAATTGCTGGGCTTTTGAGGGCGACCAGGGCCAGGTGGTGATCCGGCTACCGGGTCGTGTGCAACTAAGCGACATCACCCTGCAGCACCCACCACCCAGTGTGGCACACACCGGAGGAGCCAAAAGCGCCCCCCGCGACTTCGCAGTCTAC GGCCTCCAGGTTGATGACGAGACTGAAGTTTTCTTGGGGAAATTCACCTTCAATGTGGAGAAATCGGAGATTCAGACTTTCCATCTACAG AATGATCCCCCAGCTGCCTTTCCCAAGGTGAAGATCCAGATTCTAAGCAACTGGGGCCACCCTCGTTTCACATGCTTGTATCGGGTCCGAGCCCATGGCATGCGAACTTCGGAGGGGGCAGGGGACAATGCCACAGGGGAACCCCATTAA
- the SPAG4 gene encoding sperm-associated antigen 4 protein isoform X20, translating into MRRSPRPGSATSPHKHTPNFYSDNSNSSVSVTSGDSSGPRSAGPGPGEPEGRRARGSSCGEPALSAGVSGGTTWAGSSRQKPAPRSHNGPTACGAATVRGGASEPAGPPVVSEEQLDLLSTLDLRQEMPPPRVSKSFLSMGQASRNPSDPLAPLSEFQFSFLRDRFRSEPGPCLLLQVLSVLLSLVGDVLIVVYREVCSIRFLLTAVSLLSLFLAALWWGLLYLIPPLENEPKEMLTLSEYHERVRSQGQQLQQLQAELDKLHKEVSSVRAANSERVAKLVFQRLNEDFVRKPDYALSSVGASIDLEKTSHDYEDANTAYFWNRFSFWNYARPPTVILEPDVFPGNCWAFEGDQGQVVIRLPGRVQLSDITLQHPPPSVAHTGGAKSAPRDFAVYGLQVDDETEVFLGKFTFNVEKSEIQTFHLQNDPPAAFPKVKIQILSNWGHPRFTCLYRVRAHGMRTSEGAGDNATGEPH; encoded by the exons ATGCGGCGGAGCCCCCGCCCGGGCTCGGCCACGTCCCCTCACAAGCACACGCCCAACTTCTACAGCGACAACAGCAACAGCTCAGTGAGCGTCACCTCGGGGGACAGCAGCGGGCCCCGGTCAGCTGGACCGgggcccggggagcccgagggcagaAGAGCCCGGGGCTCGAGCTGCGGTGAGCCCGCCTTGAGCGCAGGAGTGTCCGGAGGAACCACATGGGCTGGAAGCTCTCGGCAGAAGCCTGCGCCTCGGAGCCACAATGGGCCGACCGCCTGTGGCGCGGCAACCgtgaggggcggggcctcgg AACCGGCTGGCCCTCCCGTAGTCTCTGAGGAGCAGCTCGACCTTCTCTCGACCCTGGATCTGAGGCAGGAGATGCCTCCACCGCGCGTGTCCAAGAGCTTCTTGAGTATGGGCCAGGCCAGCCGGAACCCCTCTGACCCTCTGGCGCCCCTCTCTGAATTCCAGTTCTCATTTCTGAGAGACCGTTTTCGTTCTGAGCCGGGCCCAT gcCTGCTGTTGCAGGTGCTGAGCGTGTTGCTGTCCCTGGTTGGAGACGTGCTGATCGTCGTGTACAG GGAGGTTTGTTCCATCCGCTTCCTGCTCACGGCTGTGTCACTGCTGAGCCTCTTTCTGGCAG CACTCTGGTGGGGGCTGCTGTACCTGATCCCTCCTTTGGAGAAT GAACCTAAAGAGATGCTGACTCTAAG CGAGTACCATGAGCGCGTACGCTCCCAGGGGCAGCAACTGCAGCAGCTCCAGGCCGAGTTGGATAAACTGCACAAGGAAGTGTCCAGCGTTCGCGCAGCCAACAGCGAG AGAGTGGCCAAGCTTGTATTCCAAAGGTTGAATGAAGACTTTGTGAGGAAACCCGACTATGCGCTGAGTTCTGTGG GGGCCTCCATCGACCTTGAGAAGACATCACACGATTATGAGGATGCGAACACTGCCTATTTCTGGAATCGCTTCAGCTTCTGGAATTACGCACGGCCGCCAACCGTTATCCTGGAG CCAGATGTATTCCCGGGGAATTGCTGGGCTTTTGAGGGCGACCAGGGCCAGGTGGTGATCCGGCTACCGGGTCGTGTGCAACTAAGCGACATCACCCTGCAGCACCCACCACCCAGTGTGGCACACACCGGAGGAGCCAAAAGCGCCCCCCGCGACTTCGCAGTCTAC GGCCTCCAGGTTGATGACGAGACTGAAGTTTTCTTGGGGAAATTCACCTTCAATGTGGAGAAATCGGAGATTCAGACTTTCCATCTACAG AATGATCCCCCAGCTGCCTTTCCCAAGGTGAAGATCCAGATTCTAAGCAACTGGGGCCACCCTCGTTTCACATGCTTGTATCGGGTCCGAGCCCATGGCATGCGAACTTCGGAGGGGGCAGGGGACAATGCCACAGGGGAACCCCATTAA
- the SPAG4 gene encoding sperm-associated antigen 4 protein isoform X1, with protein sequence MRRSPRPGSATSPHKHTPNFYSDNSNSSVSVTSGDSSGPRSAGPGPGEPEGRRARGSSCGEPALSAGVSGGTTWAGSSRQKPAPRSHNGPTACGAATVRGGASEPAGPPVVSEEQLDLLSTLDLRQEMPPPRVSKSFLSLLLQVLSVLLSLVGDVLIVVYREVCSIRFLLTAVSLLSLFLAALWWGLLYLIPPLENEPKEMLTLSEYHERVRSQGQQLQQLQAELDKLHKEVSSVRAANSERVAKLVFQRLNEDFVRKPDYALSSVGASIDLEKTSHDYEDANTAYFWNRFSFWNYARPPTVILEPDVFPGNCWAFEGDQGQVVIRLPGRVQLSDITLQHPPPSVAHTGGAKSAPRDFAVYGLQVDDETEVFLGKFTFNVEKSEIQTFHLQNDPPAAFPKVKIQILSNWGHPRFTCLYRVRAHGMRTSEGAGDNATGEPH encoded by the exons ATGCGGCGGAGCCCCCGCCCGGGCTCGGCCACGTCCCCTCACAAGCACACGCCCAACTTCTACAGCGACAACAGCAACAGCTCAGTGAGCGTCACCTCGGGGGACAGCAGCGGGCCCCGGTCAGCTGGACCGgggcccggggagcccgagggcagaAGAGCCCGGGGCTCGAGCTGCGGTGAGCCCGCCTTGAGCGCAGGAGTGTCCGGAGGAACCACATGGGCTGGAAGCTCTCGGCAGAAGCCTGCGCCTCGGAGCCACAATGGGCCGACCGCCTGTGGCGCGGCAACCgtgaggggcggggcctcgg AACCGGCTGGCCCTCCCGTAGTCTCTGAGGAGCAGCTCGACCTTCTCTCGACCCTGGATCTGAGGCAGGAGATGCCTCCACCGCGCGTGTCCAAGAGCTTCTTGA gcCTGCTGTTGCAGGTGCTGAGCGTGTTGCTGTCCCTGGTTGGAGACGTGCTGATCGTCGTGTACAG GGAGGTTTGTTCCATCCGCTTCCTGCTCACGGCTGTGTCACTGCTGAGCCTCTTTCTGGCAG CACTCTGGTGGGGGCTGCTGTACCTGATCCCTCCTTTGGAGAAT GAACCTAAAGAGATGCTGACTCTAAG CGAGTACCATGAGCGCGTACGCTCCCAGGGGCAGCAACTGCAGCAGCTCCAGGCCGAGTTGGATAAACTGCACAAGGAAGTGTCCAGCGTTCGCGCAGCCAACAGCGAG AGAGTGGCCAAGCTTGTATTCCAAAGGTTGAATGAAGACTTTGTGAGGAAACCCGACTATGCGCTGAGTTCTGTGG GGGCCTCCATCGACCTTGAGAAGACATCACACGATTATGAGGATGCGAACACTGCCTATTTCTGGAATCGCTTCAGCTTCTGGAATTACGCACGGCCGCCAACCGTTATCCTGGAG CCAGATGTATTCCCGGGGAATTGCTGGGCTTTTGAGGGCGACCAGGGCCAGGTGGTGATCCGGCTACCGGGTCGTGTGCAACTAAGCGACATCACCCTGCAGCACCCACCACCCAGTGTGGCACACACCGGAGGAGCCAAAAGCGCCCCCCGCGACTTCGCAGTCTAC GGCCTCCAGGTTGATGACGAGACTGAAGTTTTCTTGGGGAAATTCACCTTCAATGTGGAGAAATCGGAGATTCAGACTTTCCATCTACAG AATGATCCCCCAGCTGCCTTTCCCAAGGTGAAGATCCAGATTCTAAGCAACTGGGGCCACCCTCGTTTCACATGCTTGTATCGGGTCCGAGCCCATGGCATGCGAACTTCGGAGGGGGCAGGGGACAATGCCACAGGGGAACCCCATTAA
- the SPAG4 gene encoding sperm-associated antigen 4 protein isoform X2 produces the protein MRRSPRPGSATSPHKHTPNFYSDNSNSSVSVTSGDSSGPRSAGPGPGEPEGRRARGSSCGEPALSAGVSGGTTWAGSSRQKPAPRSHNGPTACGAATVRGGASEPAGPPVVSEEQLDLLSTLDLRQEMPPPRVSKSFLSMGQASRNPSDPLAPLSEFQFSFLRDRFRSEPGPCLLLQVLSVLLSLVGDVLIVVYREVCSIRFLLTAVSLLSLFLAALWWGLLYLIPPLENEPKEMLTLSEYHERVRSQGQQLQQLQAELDKLHKEVSSVRAANSERVAKLVFQRLNEDFVRKPDYALSSVGASIDLEKTSHDYEDANTAYFWNRFSFWNYARPPTVILEHPPPSVAHTGGAKSAPRDFAVYGLQVDDETEVFLGKFTFNVEKSEIQTFHLQNDPPAAFPKVKIQILSNWGHPRFTCLYRVRAHGMRTSEGAGDNATGEPH, from the exons ATGCGGCGGAGCCCCCGCCCGGGCTCGGCCACGTCCCCTCACAAGCACACGCCCAACTTCTACAGCGACAACAGCAACAGCTCAGTGAGCGTCACCTCGGGGGACAGCAGCGGGCCCCGGTCAGCTGGACCGgggcccggggagcccgagggcagaAGAGCCCGGGGCTCGAGCTGCGGTGAGCCCGCCTTGAGCGCAGGAGTGTCCGGAGGAACCACATGGGCTGGAAGCTCTCGGCAGAAGCCTGCGCCTCGGAGCCACAATGGGCCGACCGCCTGTGGCGCGGCAACCgtgaggggcggggcctcgg AACCGGCTGGCCCTCCCGTAGTCTCTGAGGAGCAGCTCGACCTTCTCTCGACCCTGGATCTGAGGCAGGAGATGCCTCCACCGCGCGTGTCCAAGAGCTTCTTGAGTATGGGCCAGGCCAGCCGGAACCCCTCTGACCCTCTGGCGCCCCTCTCTGAATTCCAGTTCTCATTTCTGAGAGACCGTTTTCGTTCTGAGCCGGGCCCAT gcCTGCTGTTGCAGGTGCTGAGCGTGTTGCTGTCCCTGGTTGGAGACGTGCTGATCGTCGTGTACAG GGAGGTTTGTTCCATCCGCTTCCTGCTCACGGCTGTGTCACTGCTGAGCCTCTTTCTGGCAG CACTCTGGTGGGGGCTGCTGTACCTGATCCCTCCTTTGGAGAAT GAACCTAAAGAGATGCTGACTCTAAG CGAGTACCATGAGCGCGTACGCTCCCAGGGGCAGCAACTGCAGCAGCTCCAGGCCGAGTTGGATAAACTGCACAAGGAAGTGTCCAGCGTTCGCGCAGCCAACAGCGAG AGAGTGGCCAAGCTTGTATTCCAAAGGTTGAATGAAGACTTTGTGAGGAAACCCGACTATGCGCTGAGTTCTGTGG GGGCCTCCATCGACCTTGAGAAGACATCACACGATTATGAGGATGCGAACACTGCCTATTTCTGGAATCGCTTCAGCTTCTGGAATTACGCACGGCCGCCAACCGTTATCCTGGAG CACCCACCACCCAGTGTGGCACACACCGGAGGAGCCAAAAGCGCCCCCCGCGACTTCGCAGTCTAC GGCCTCCAGGTTGATGACGAGACTGAAGTTTTCTTGGGGAAATTCACCTTCAATGTGGAGAAATCGGAGATTCAGACTTTCCATCTACAG AATGATCCCCCAGCTGCCTTTCCCAAGGTGAAGATCCAGATTCTAAGCAACTGGGGCCACCCTCGTTTCACATGCTTGTATCGGGTCCGAGCCCATGGCATGCGAACTTCGGAGGGGGCAGGGGACAATGCCACAGGGGAACCCCATTAA
- the SPAG4 gene encoding sperm-associated antigen 4 protein isoform X15: MRRSPRPGSATSPHKHTPNFYSDNSNSSVSVTSGDSSGPRSAGPGPGEPEGRRARGSSCGEPALSAGVSGGTTWAGSSRQKPAPRSHNGPTACGAATVRGGASEPAGPPVVSEEQLDLLSTLDLRQEMPPPRVSKSFLSMGQASRNPSDPLAPLSEFQFSFLRDRFRSEPGPCLLLQVLSVLLSLVGDVLIVVYREVCSIRFLLTAVSLLSLFLAALWWGLLYLIPPLENEPKEMLTLSEYHERVRSQGQQLQQLQAELDKLHKEVSSVRAANSEGPPSTLRRHHTIMRMRTLPISGIASASGITHGRQPLSWSTHHPVWHTPEEPKAPPATSQSTASRLMTRLKFSWGNSPSMWRNRRFRLSIYRMIPQLPFPR; encoded by the exons ATGCGGCGGAGCCCCCGCCCGGGCTCGGCCACGTCCCCTCACAAGCACACGCCCAACTTCTACAGCGACAACAGCAACAGCTCAGTGAGCGTCACCTCGGGGGACAGCAGCGGGCCCCGGTCAGCTGGACCGgggcccggggagcccgagggcagaAGAGCCCGGGGCTCGAGCTGCGGTGAGCCCGCCTTGAGCGCAGGAGTGTCCGGAGGAACCACATGGGCTGGAAGCTCTCGGCAGAAGCCTGCGCCTCGGAGCCACAATGGGCCGACCGCCTGTGGCGCGGCAACCgtgaggggcggggcctcgg AACCGGCTGGCCCTCCCGTAGTCTCTGAGGAGCAGCTCGACCTTCTCTCGACCCTGGATCTGAGGCAGGAGATGCCTCCACCGCGCGTGTCCAAGAGCTTCTTGAGTATGGGCCAGGCCAGCCGGAACCCCTCTGACCCTCTGGCGCCCCTCTCTGAATTCCAGTTCTCATTTCTGAGAGACCGTTTTCGTTCTGAGCCGGGCCCAT gcCTGCTGTTGCAGGTGCTGAGCGTGTTGCTGTCCCTGGTTGGAGACGTGCTGATCGTCGTGTACAG GGAGGTTTGTTCCATCCGCTTCCTGCTCACGGCTGTGTCACTGCTGAGCCTCTTTCTGGCAG CACTCTGGTGGGGGCTGCTGTACCTGATCCCTCCTTTGGAGAAT GAACCTAAAGAGATGCTGACTCTAAG CGAGTACCATGAGCGCGTACGCTCCCAGGGGCAGCAACTGCAGCAGCTCCAGGCCGAGTTGGATAAACTGCACAAGGAAGTGTCCAGCGTTCGCGCAGCCAACAGCGAG GGGCCTCCATCGACCTTGAGAAGACATCACACGATTATGAGGATGCGAACACTGCCTATTTCTGGAATCGCTTCAGCTTCTGGAATTACGCACGGCCGCCAACCGTTATCCTGGAG CACCCACCACCCAGTGTGGCACACACCGGAGGAGCCAAAAGCGCCCCCCGCGACTTCGCAGTCTAC GGCCTCCAGGTTGATGACGAGACTGAAGTTTTCTTGGGGAAATTCACCTTCAATGTGGAGAAATCGGAGATTCAGACTTTCCATCTACAG AATGATCCCCCAGCTGCCTTTCCCAAGGTGA
- the SPAG4 gene encoding sperm-associated antigen 4 protein isoform X19 — protein sequence MRRSPRPGSATSPHKHTPNFYSDNSNSSVSVTSGDSSGPRSAGPGPGEPEGRRARGSSCGEPALSAGVSGGTTWAGSSRQKPAPRSHNGPTACGAATVRGGASEPAGPPVVSEEQLDLLSTLDLRQEMPPPRVSKSFLSMGQASRNPSDPLAPLSEFQFSFLRDRFRSEPGPCLLLQVLSVLLSLVGDVLIVVYREVCSIRFLLTAVSLLSLFLAALWWGLLYLIPPLENEPKEMLTLSEYHERVRSQGQQLQQLQAELDKLHKEVSSVRAANSEGPPSTLRRHHTIMRMRTLPISGIASASGITHGRQPLSWRASRLMTRLKFSWGNSPSMWRNRRFRLSIYRMIPQLPFPR from the exons ATGCGGCGGAGCCCCCGCCCGGGCTCGGCCACGTCCCCTCACAAGCACACGCCCAACTTCTACAGCGACAACAGCAACAGCTCAGTGAGCGTCACCTCGGGGGACAGCAGCGGGCCCCGGTCAGCTGGACCGgggcccggggagcccgagggcagaAGAGCCCGGGGCTCGAGCTGCGGTGAGCCCGCCTTGAGCGCAGGAGTGTCCGGAGGAACCACATGGGCTGGAAGCTCTCGGCAGAAGCCTGCGCCTCGGAGCCACAATGGGCCGACCGCCTGTGGCGCGGCAACCgtgaggggcggggcctcgg AACCGGCTGGCCCTCCCGTAGTCTCTGAGGAGCAGCTCGACCTTCTCTCGACCCTGGATCTGAGGCAGGAGATGCCTCCACCGCGCGTGTCCAAGAGCTTCTTGAGTATGGGCCAGGCCAGCCGGAACCCCTCTGACCCTCTGGCGCCCCTCTCTGAATTCCAGTTCTCATTTCTGAGAGACCGTTTTCGTTCTGAGCCGGGCCCAT gcCTGCTGTTGCAGGTGCTGAGCGTGTTGCTGTCCCTGGTTGGAGACGTGCTGATCGTCGTGTACAG GGAGGTTTGTTCCATCCGCTTCCTGCTCACGGCTGTGTCACTGCTGAGCCTCTTTCTGGCAG CACTCTGGTGGGGGCTGCTGTACCTGATCCCTCCTTTGGAGAAT GAACCTAAAGAGATGCTGACTCTAAG CGAGTACCATGAGCGCGTACGCTCCCAGGGGCAGCAACTGCAGCAGCTCCAGGCCGAGTTGGATAAACTGCACAAGGAAGTGTCCAGCGTTCGCGCAGCCAACAGCGAG GGGCCTCCATCGACCTTGAGAAGACATCACACGATTATGAGGATGCGAACACTGCCTATTTCTGGAATCGCTTCAGCTTCTGGAATTACGCACGGCCGCCAACCGTTATCCTGGAG GGCCTCCAGGTTGATGACGAGACTGAAGTTTTCTTGGGGAAATTCACCTTCAATGTGGAGAAATCGGAGATTCAGACTTTCCATCTACAG AATGATCCCCCAGCTGCCTTTCCCAAGGTGA
- the SPAG4 gene encoding sperm-associated antigen 4 protein isoform X14: MRRSPRPGSATSPHKHTPNFYSDNSNSSVSVTSGDSSGPRSAGPGPGEPEGRRARGSSCGEPALSAGVSGGTTWAGSSRQKPAPRSHNGPTACGAATVRGGASEPAGPPVVSEEQLDLLSTLDLRQEMPPPRVSKSFLSMGQASRNPSDPLAPLSEFQFSFLRDRFRSEPGPCLLLQVLSVLLSLVGDVLIVVYREVCSIRFLLTAVSLLSLFLAALWWGLLYLIPPLENEPKEMLTLSEYHERVRSQGQQLQQLQAELDKLHKEVSSVRAANSEGPPSTLRRHHTIMRMRTLPISGIASASGITHGRQPLSWRASRLMTRLKFSWGNSPSMWRNRRFRLSIYRSQLGKASRLHPGRAEPVSSSRTPKEEKALRVSILL, from the exons ATGCGGCGGAGCCCCCGCCCGGGCTCGGCCACGTCCCCTCACAAGCACACGCCCAACTTCTACAGCGACAACAGCAACAGCTCAGTGAGCGTCACCTCGGGGGACAGCAGCGGGCCCCGGTCAGCTGGACCGgggcccggggagcccgagggcagaAGAGCCCGGGGCTCGAGCTGCGGTGAGCCCGCCTTGAGCGCAGGAGTGTCCGGAGGAACCACATGGGCTGGAAGCTCTCGGCAGAAGCCTGCGCCTCGGAGCCACAATGGGCCGACCGCCTGTGGCGCGGCAACCgtgaggggcggggcctcgg AACCGGCTGGCCCTCCCGTAGTCTCTGAGGAGCAGCTCGACCTTCTCTCGACCCTGGATCTGAGGCAGGAGATGCCTCCACCGCGCGTGTCCAAGAGCTTCTTGAGTATGGGCCAGGCCAGCCGGAACCCCTCTGACCCTCTGGCGCCCCTCTCTGAATTCCAGTTCTCATTTCTGAGAGACCGTTTTCGTTCTGAGCCGGGCCCAT gcCTGCTGTTGCAGGTGCTGAGCGTGTTGCTGTCCCTGGTTGGAGACGTGCTGATCGTCGTGTACAG GGAGGTTTGTTCCATCCGCTTCCTGCTCACGGCTGTGTCACTGCTGAGCCTCTTTCTGGCAG CACTCTGGTGGGGGCTGCTGTACCTGATCCCTCCTTTGGAGAAT GAACCTAAAGAGATGCTGACTCTAAG CGAGTACCATGAGCGCGTACGCTCCCAGGGGCAGCAACTGCAGCAGCTCCAGGCCGAGTTGGATAAACTGCACAAGGAAGTGTCCAGCGTTCGCGCAGCCAACAGCGAG GGGCCTCCATCGACCTTGAGAAGACATCACACGATTATGAGGATGCGAACACTGCCTATTTCTGGAATCGCTTCAGCTTCTGGAATTACGCACGGCCGCCAACCGTTATCCTGGAG GGCCTCCAGGTTGATGACGAGACTGAAGTTTTCTTGGGGAAATTCACCTTCAATGTGGAGAAATCGGAGATTCAGACTTTCCATCTACAG GTCCCAGCTTGGGAAGGCCAGCAGGCTTCACCCAGGCAGGGCTGAACCTGTATCCAGCTCTAGGACACCTAAGGAAGAGAAGGCCCTTAGAGTCTCCATACTCCTCTAA
- the SPAG4 gene encoding sperm-associated antigen 4 protein isoform X5, translating into MRRSPRPGSATSPHKHTPNFYSDNSNSSVSVTSGDSSGPRSAGPGPGEPEGRRARGSSCEPAGPPVVSEEQLDLLSTLDLRQEMPPPRVSKSFLSMGQASRNPSDPLAPLSEFQFSFLRDRFRSEPGPCLLLQVLSVLLSLVGDVLIVVYREVCSIRFLLTAVSLLSLFLAALWWGLLYLIPPLENEPKEMLTLSEYHERVRSQGQQLQQLQAELDKLHKEVSSVRAANSERVAKLVFQRLNEDFVRKPDYALSSVGASIDLEKTSHDYEDANTAYFWNRFSFWNYARPPTVILEPDVFPGNCWAFEGDQGQVVIRLPGRVQLSDITLQHPPPSVAHTGGAKSAPRDFAVYGLQVDDETEVFLGKFTFNVEKSEIQTFHLQNDPPAAFPKVKIQILSNWGHPRFTCLYRVRAHGMRTSEGAGDNATGEPH; encoded by the exons ATGCGGCGGAGCCCCCGCCCGGGCTCGGCCACGTCCCCTCACAAGCACACGCCCAACTTCTACAGCGACAACAGCAACAGCTCAGTGAGCGTCACCTCGGGGGACAGCAGCGGGCCCCGGTCAGCTGGACCGgggcccggggagcccgagggcagaAGAGCCCGGGGCTCGAGCTGCG AACCGGCTGGCCCTCCCGTAGTCTCTGAGGAGCAGCTCGACCTTCTCTCGACCCTGGATCTGAGGCAGGAGATGCCTCCACCGCGCGTGTCCAAGAGCTTCTTGAGTATGGGCCAGGCCAGCCGGAACCCCTCTGACCCTCTGGCGCCCCTCTCTGAATTCCAGTTCTCATTTCTGAGAGACCGTTTTCGTTCTGAGCCGGGCCCAT gcCTGCTGTTGCAGGTGCTGAGCGTGTTGCTGTCCCTGGTTGGAGACGTGCTGATCGTCGTGTACAG GGAGGTTTGTTCCATCCGCTTCCTGCTCACGGCTGTGTCACTGCTGAGCCTCTTTCTGGCAG CACTCTGGTGGGGGCTGCTGTACCTGATCCCTCCTTTGGAGAAT GAACCTAAAGAGATGCTGACTCTAAG CGAGTACCATGAGCGCGTACGCTCCCAGGGGCAGCAACTGCAGCAGCTCCAGGCCGAGTTGGATAAACTGCACAAGGAAGTGTCCAGCGTTCGCGCAGCCAACAGCGAG AGAGTGGCCAAGCTTGTATTCCAAAGGTTGAATGAAGACTTTGTGAGGAAACCCGACTATGCGCTGAGTTCTGTGG GGGCCTCCATCGACCTTGAGAAGACATCACACGATTATGAGGATGCGAACACTGCCTATTTCTGGAATCGCTTCAGCTTCTGGAATTACGCACGGCCGCCAACCGTTATCCTGGAG CCAGATGTATTCCCGGGGAATTGCTGGGCTTTTGAGGGCGACCAGGGCCAGGTGGTGATCCGGCTACCGGGTCGTGTGCAACTAAGCGACATCACCCTGCAGCACCCACCACCCAGTGTGGCACACACCGGAGGAGCCAAAAGCGCCCCCCGCGACTTCGCAGTCTAC GGCCTCCAGGTTGATGACGAGACTGAAGTTTTCTTGGGGAAATTCACCTTCAATGTGGAGAAATCGGAGATTCAGACTTTCCATCTACAG AATGATCCCCCAGCTGCCTTTCCCAAGGTGAAGATCCAGATTCTAAGCAACTGGGGCCACCCTCGTTTCACATGCTTGTATCGGGTCCGAGCCCATGGCATGCGAACTTCGGAGGGGGCAGGGGACAATGCCACAGGGGAACCCCATTAA